Proteins from one Erysipelothrix larvae genomic window:
- a CDS encoding MarR family winged helix-turn-helix transcriptional regulator, with product MFDLLTETFRAMAHKQRNALRTELAKHGLYLGQHRILFLLKDQPGLSQVEICDNLNVTKESLSLSLKRLHNADLVYCEKDDHDKRKTLWSLTNLGLEKAQVCKKGFKSVNESMFGELSHEEMIQLESYFNKMIRGLERREIDEEVI from the coding sequence ATGTTTGACTTATTAACAGAAACTTTTCGTGCGATGGCACATAAGCAACGAAATGCTTTACGTACCGAATTAGCAAAGCACGGTCTCTATTTGGGACAACATCGGATTCTTTTCTTACTCAAAGATCAACCAGGACTGTCTCAAGTTGAAATCTGTGATAACTTGAATGTAACTAAAGAATCGTTATCCTTAAGTCTTAAACGGCTTCACAATGCTGATCTTGTGTATTGTGAGAAAGATGATCATGATAAAAGAAAGACACTGTGGTCTTTAACCAATCTTGGATTAGAAAAGGCTCAGGTGTGTAAGAAGGGGTTTAAGTCAGTGAACGAATCGATGTTTGGGGAACTATCACATGAAGAAATGATTCAGCTCGAATCATACTTCAATAAAATGATACGGGGGTTAGAAAGAAGAGAGATTGATGAAGAAGTTATTTAG
- a CDS encoding HAD family hydrolase, protein MTISTSTLKFKAIIFDLDGTLVDSLFDLGSSMNKVLLRHNYPIHAMDRYRHFVGNGMRKLVERALPNTFEHDIEFYLDELLTIYADNCLMKTQTYTGIEALLQQLKDASIQMAIITNKKHELTDKIIEDLLSDFTFEAVMGDLNDGKRKPDPYHTLAVMETMGVRPSEVLFVGDSNVDIETAQNAGVESCGVLWGFRTKTELIDAGATYVVEKPSEIFEIIH, encoded by the coding sequence ATGACAATAAGTACTTCAACTTTGAAATTTAAAGCAATTATATTCGACTTAGATGGGACCCTTGTAGATTCTTTGTTTGATTTGGGGTCAAGCATGAATAAGGTTCTTTTACGTCATAACTATCCAATCCATGCAATGGATCGGTATCGACACTTTGTTGGCAACGGAATGCGTAAACTCGTGGAACGCGCATTACCCAACACTTTTGAACATGATATAGAATTCTATTTAGACGAACTCTTGACAATTTATGCTGATAACTGTTTAATGAAGACACAGACATACACTGGAATCGAAGCATTGTTACAACAACTAAAGGATGCATCGATTCAAATGGCAATCATAACAAATAAGAAACATGAGCTTACAGATAAAATCATAGAGGATCTGTTAAGTGATTTCACTTTTGAAGCAGTGATGGGAGATTTAAATGATGGCAAACGCAAACCGGATCCATATCACACACTTGCTGTGATGGAAACGATGGGTGTAAGACCATCTGAAGTACTCTTTGTGGGGGATTCAAATGTTGACATTGAGACAGCACAGAATGCAGGTGTAGAATCATGTGGTGTATTATGGGGATTTCGCACAAAAACAGAACTCATTGACGCAGGTGCTACCTATGTCGTTGAGAAACCATCAGAAATCTTCGAAATAATTCACTGA
- a CDS encoding MBL fold metallo-hydrolase: protein MLRVEFLGHSGFVVETDKAVYVFDFVYGNLPSHYLKNESKPVLFLVSHHHEDHYSTSVFAYQMTTILSFDIDVVPYRDVFKVRPGDNINLGFAKIFVYPSTDDGVSYVIQEDNLTFMHSGDLNDWHWKTDSGVNEAKEATRSFREIVDRLVQYKGMDLMMFPVDPRLGRDFDQGARYIIEKLEPKIFIPMHYRGQIERLTPFIEWTQTVPSVHFEIPRHDNKYFNFEI, encoded by the coding sequence ATGCTTAGAGTGGAATTTTTAGGCCACAGTGGATTTGTTGTTGAAACGGACAAAGCAGTCTATGTTTTTGACTTCGTTTACGGGAACCTTCCATCACATTATTTAAAGAATGAATCAAAACCGGTGTTATTTTTAGTGTCGCATCATCACGAAGACCACTATTCAACATCGGTTTTTGCGTATCAAATGACGACAATTCTCTCATTTGATATCGATGTAGTACCCTATCGTGATGTCTTTAAGGTAAGACCAGGGGATAATATCAACTTAGGATTTGCGAAAATCTTTGTTTACCCAAGCACAGATGATGGTGTCAGTTATGTGATTCAAGAAGATAACCTAACATTTATGCACAGTGGTGATTTAAATGATTGGCATTGGAAAACAGATTCAGGTGTAAACGAAGCAAAAGAAGCAACACGCAGTTTCAGAGAAATTGTAGATCGTCTAGTTCAATATAAAGGCATGGATTTGATGATGTTTCCAGTCGATCCAAGACTTGGAAGAGATTTTGATCAAGGCGCGCGTTATATCATTGAAAAACTTGAACCTAAAATCTTCATTCCGATGCATTATAGGGGGCAAATTGAACGGCTCACGCCATTTATAGAATGGACACAAACAGTGCCTTCTGTGCATTTTGAAATTCCACGACATGACAATAAGTACTTCAACTTTGAAATTTAA
- a CDS encoding ABC transporter ATP-binding protein, whose product MKKLFSIFKPSIPLALVGVVMVGSVALIELYQIQLMAQIIDVGIANQDMSVIVRVGSLMVGLALIGAVIAVLGLIIPAHVSTLFGFNLRLYLFDKIQNFSVKNVNKFSSASLVTRLTNDIDVVSRTLMTILRLLVRAPILMVSAVYMTYITNKELSYVMLVAIVILSTILVTVIQLGFSRFVFLQEKVDQLNRKIQESLVNIRVIKSFVREDFEDEGFEKENEAFYNAAMRANLLMLISNPALMAAINFATIIIVYMSSFLIIDSQILQIGDLLVFVNYLRFTMFSMMMLSFVFTMVTRSKASLIRIKEVIVEPIDITNPIEPTRVSKESGTIEFKNVSFNYFGHEADDVLSDINLHIQKGEHIGIIGSTGAGKSTLVNLLVRLVDVSQGEILLNGTDIRHMDVFELRSHFGFVPQKNVLFSGTIADNLKFGSQLVDEDAMIKATQTASIYDFINNSKDQFESTVVQGGTNFSGGQRQRLCIARALAINPNILVLDDSTSALDAATESAVMKAIDDNYPTLTLINIAQKISSVRMMDRIVVLNEGQIVGLGTHDDLLEHCTVYQEIYESQMRKEASYE is encoded by the coding sequence ATGAAGAAGTTATTTAGTATTTTTAAACCCAGTATTCCACTTGCCCTTGTTGGCGTTGTAATGGTTGGAAGTGTGGCATTGATTGAACTCTATCAAATTCAATTAATGGCACAAATTATTGATGTAGGAATTGCAAATCAAGATATGAGTGTTATTGTACGGGTCGGCTCATTAATGGTAGGTCTGGCCTTAATTGGCGCGGTGATTGCGGTGTTGGGACTTATCATTCCTGCACATGTGTCAACGCTTTTTGGGTTTAATCTCAGATTATATTTATTTGATAAGATTCAAAACTTCTCAGTTAAAAATGTTAACAAATTTTCAAGTGCGTCCTTAGTTACGCGATTAACTAATGATATTGATGTTGTTTCGAGAACCCTTATGACCATTTTAAGACTTCTTGTAAGAGCACCAATCCTTATGGTCAGTGCTGTGTATATGACCTATATCACGAATAAAGAGTTATCCTATGTAATGCTTGTTGCAATTGTAATATTATCGACTATTTTAGTAACAGTGATTCAACTTGGTTTCTCGCGTTTTGTCTTCTTGCAAGAAAAAGTAGACCAGTTGAATCGAAAAATACAAGAATCATTGGTAAATATTCGTGTGATTAAATCCTTCGTACGTGAAGATTTTGAAGACGAAGGGTTTGAAAAAGAAAACGAAGCTTTTTATAATGCAGCAATGCGTGCGAATTTATTGATGTTAATCAGTAACCCTGCACTTATGGCAGCAATTAACTTCGCAACAATTATCATTGTTTATATGAGTTCTTTCTTAATTATTGATAGCCAAATCTTACAAATCGGTGACTTACTGGTCTTTGTCAATTATTTAAGATTTACCATGTTTTCTATGATGATGTTGAGTTTCGTATTTACGATGGTTACCCGTTCTAAAGCATCACTTATTCGGATTAAAGAAGTAATTGTGGAACCCATTGATATCACAAATCCCATCGAACCAACACGTGTATCCAAGGAAAGTGGCACCATTGAATTCAAAAATGTAAGTTTCAATTACTTTGGTCATGAAGCAGATGATGTTCTCAGCGATATCAACCTTCACATTCAAAAAGGTGAACACATTGGAATTATTGGAAGTACAGGAGCAGGAAAGTCAACCTTAGTCAATTTATTAGTGCGGTTGGTTGATGTATCTCAGGGAGAAATATTGTTGAATGGAACAGATATTCGACATATGGATGTTTTTGAGCTTAGATCTCATTTTGGATTTGTACCTCAAAAGAATGTCCTGTTTTCGGGAACTATTGCGGATAATTTGAAATTTGGATCACAATTAGTTGATGAAGATGCAATGATTAAAGCAACACAAACTGCATCAATCTATGACTTTATTAACAATTCAAAAGATCAATTCGAGTCGACAGTTGTACAAGGCGGTACAAACTTTTCAGGTGGGCAACGCCAACGGTTATGTATTGCCCGAGCTTTAGCAATCAATCCAAATATATTGGTGCTTGATGATAGTACCTCTGCTTTAGATGCTGCAACTGAAAGTGCTGTTATGAAAGCAATTGACGATAACTACCCGACCCTCACCTTAATTAATATTGCGCAAAAAATAAGCTCAGTACGTATGATGGACCGCATTGTTGTATTAAATGAAGGGCAAATAGTAGGCCTTGGAACACATGATGATTTATTGGAACACTGTACCGTATACCAAGAAATCTATGAGTCACAAATGAGAAAGGAAGCATCATATGAGTGA
- a CDS encoding ABC transporter ATP-binding protein, with amino-acid sequence MSEKTLKVGGKPKQKGGTLRRLLGYLGRNKFLLFTVFILSAISTLGAVYGSYAISPLITIIENGLNGTISRVDVTTQLIRQLSILFIIYAFEIVASYLSSRFMVKISQQAVKDIRKDMFSRILRIDIRYHDINTHGELMSRFINDIDLVTEGLNSAAASLVSNALSLVGTLIAMFILSPILTIATVIILPLLSLMSRTVVKFSRKYAKLQQQSLGKLNGFVEEAMEGQIVTQLFNHQEQSNQEMRRLSEIYRKNNKYAQITSLMMIPLMQNLNTINYAIIGVLGGYLTINHGLSVGNLGAYVNMTRRLGFPINEIANQYTILQSSVAAAERIFELIDWPLEPVDSKDIMLDQVEGDVVFSDVRFGYKKGVDVLKGVSFWAKKGQKIAFVGSTGSGKTTMINLITRFYDIDSGSATLDGIELKDINRYSLRNQIAMVLQDTHLFTGTIMDNIRYGNLDASDEACIEAAKLANAHHFIKRLEYGYQTVISGSGDELSQGQRQLLNIARAAVANPKILILDEATSSIDTRTERLIEKGMDRLMAGRTTFIIAHRLSTVRNSDAILVLEQGEILERGDHDSLLKLGGRYASLYTGQSELE; translated from the coding sequence ATGAGTGAGAAGACACTAAAAGTAGGGGGAAAACCCAAACAAAAAGGTGGAACACTAAGACGCCTCTTAGGATATCTTGGAAGAAATAAATTTCTATTATTTACCGTATTTATCCTATCTGCGATTTCTACACTTGGTGCTGTCTATGGTTCATATGCAATTTCGCCCTTAATTACAATTATTGAAAATGGTCTGAATGGAACCATCTCACGTGTGGATGTAACCACACAATTAATTCGACAGCTGTCTATCCTATTTATCATTTATGCTTTTGAAATTGTAGCGAGTTATCTATCATCTAGATTCATGGTTAAGATATCACAACAAGCAGTAAAAGATATTCGAAAAGATATGTTCTCGCGCATTCTTCGCATTGATATTCGTTATCATGATATAAATACACATGGTGAGCTTATGAGTCGATTTATTAATGATATTGATTTAGTGACCGAAGGGTTAAACTCAGCAGCAGCGTCACTTGTGTCCAATGCATTATCCCTTGTGGGAACACTCATTGCAATGTTTATTTTAAGCCCAATTCTAACCATTGCCACTGTGATTATCTTGCCTTTACTTTCCTTAATGTCGCGTACGGTTGTGAAATTTAGCCGTAAGTATGCAAAACTGCAACAACAATCTCTTGGGAAATTGAATGGATTTGTGGAAGAAGCCATGGAAGGTCAAATTGTAACCCAGCTGTTTAACCACCAAGAACAATCCAATCAAGAGATGCGTCGCTTGAGTGAAATATATCGTAAAAATAATAAGTATGCACAAATTACATCCTTGATGATGATTCCTTTAATGCAAAATCTAAATACGATTAATTATGCAATCATCGGGGTATTGGGTGGTTACCTTACAATCAATCATGGTTTGTCAGTCGGTAACTTAGGGGCATATGTTAACATGACCCGTCGTTTGGGATTCCCAATTAATGAAATCGCAAACCAATATACAATCCTACAATCATCAGTTGCAGCAGCAGAACGTATCTTTGAACTGATTGATTGGCCACTTGAACCTGTTGACTCAAAAGACATTATGCTCGACCAAGTTGAAGGGGATGTTGTGTTCAGTGATGTTCGATTTGGATACAAGAAAGGCGTTGACGTTCTTAAAGGAGTTTCATTTTGGGCGAAAAAAGGACAAAAAATTGCCTTTGTCGGATCTACAGGTTCGGGTAAAACAACCATGATTAACCTGATTACACGATTTTATGATATTGACAGTGGGAGTGCTACATTAGATGGCATCGAGTTGAAGGATATAAACCGATACAGTCTTCGTAATCAGATTGCGATGGTGCTTCAAGACACCCATCTTTTCACAGGAACGATTATGGACAATATTCGATATGGTAATTTAGATGCAAGTGATGAAGCGTGTATTGAAGCTGCTAAGCTAGCAAATGCCCATCACTTCATTAAACGACTTGAATACGGATATCAAACTGTAATCAGTGGATCAGGGGATGAACTTTCCCAAGGCCAACGACAACTTTTAAATATTGCTCGGGCTGCGGTTGCTAATCCAAAAATCTTAATACTTGATGAAGCAACTTCAAGTATCGATACACGAACCGAACGCCTTATTGAGAAAGGAATGGACCGTTTGATGGCTGGAAGAACAACATTCATTATTGCCCACAGACTTTCAACAGTTAGGAATTCAGACGCAATTCTCGTATTGGAACAAGGGGAAATCCTTGAGCGTGGTGATCATGATTCTCTGCTTAAATTGGGTGGTCGCTATGCATCCCTCTATACAGGGCAAAGTGAGCTCGAATAA